The following is a genomic window from Chiloscyllium plagiosum isolate BGI_BamShark_2017 chromosome 27, ASM401019v2, whole genome shotgun sequence.
TTAGTGAATCTTTGCTTTTTcaatcatttatttaaacaaaTATGAATTATAAATTTGCATAAATTCTGCAAGTAAATGAAAGTTAAAAACGATGGCCAGAATTTTGTGTTAATTGGTAATACTTTTCCAGTGAAGTTGCAAATAACATATTAAACATTCTACCTTTACTTATTCAATAAGAAGGCAATGACAGGGTTAGGGTTACTTATTGACTGGCACAATCTATTAGGATCTGTAttgtatacatttttaaaaaaattgttacaATACATTAATTGCAAATAACAGGAGGTGTAAGTGTCATTTAGAATAATATTTGAATTTGAAATATCCTTTATTTGTATGTTGAGATTAATAACATCTTAATTATTGTTGTGTACATCTAGAGATCGAGACTGCCACGGTTAAATATTTCACAATCGGTTTTGCTTTTACTTTCCAGTTTTCCCAATGTTCTTGTCTTCTTTCCTTGTCATTAAAAATTTTCGAAAGCAGTGTTGGAGCAAAGTGCCAGCTATATTGATTGTCCACGTACCTGGGACCACCTCCAGTGTCTACTGATGTAATTGAATATTCTGTCCATATCAGTGTTTGTACAAGAGCACATGATGGATAAGAATAATTCTGTTCTCACTTAATATTTCCGGCTTAAATTGACTGATTTATTTTTTTGACTAGATCTAAGAGTTAGCAGTAAGAACTATGGCTTATTTACCTTTGTAAAATGCAGTGCACCTGGGCCAGTTGTGCTTCATTGCCTGAGATCAGCAGAGACCTGAGAAGCCAACCTAGGAAAGTTTATCTCTGGTTTATCCAGTTCATTTTGGCACTATGCATAGTTTATCATCTTACCTGAAAATAATCACTGTCTGGATGATGCAACCAAAACAATCAATATATCACTTGTCCAACATCAAGGAATCAAGAGTAGGATTCTGATTGAAGAATAAGAATATACTGACAACATAATCTGTGACAAAAAACATACTTCAAAACAATGGAGATGCTGAGTTCTCTTTTTAGGTTGTCAGATTATTTACATAATTCCCATAGCTAAACCCACTATAATGTTGTTCCTATAAAGAGTATTTTCATAAGTAATGACTAATGTTAGATCATCAAAGAATACCAAATGTAGCATAGTGCTTCTACACGAAGATTGTTTGGCATCTACCCTAACTAAATATATTACAGACTTACTTATATTTGATTTTTAATTCTTCTCTTAAGATTTATCTTATCTATAGAATGTGCAAGTCTGAGGAAAAATAGGAGGAGTGACACAATGTAAATTGTTAATTTGTATATTGTAACAATTTGATTAAGCTGGAAATGTACAAGTTGTTACTTCTAAAGCAGATTTTTAGTTCTTAAAATTCAACATATTCCCATCTCTCTAGCCAACTTTCTGATTGTCAATGAATAGATGATTTCTGTCCAAGGTTCTTTGTGGAGAACCTCTGAGCATCTTGTCCTGGCCAAGCTCCACTTTCCTCCAGTTAAATTTGGGGAACTGAAGTCACTGTCACCTTCTTCATTAGTTGTCCATTTCCCTTCACCCCCTGCTCCCACCACTCACCAGCAACAAATCCCATATACCTCCCATAATTACTGTCTCAAGCTGAACCAGACCATTTACAAGCTTTTTCCTAAGTGAGGCTTTGGATCTCATCTTCTTTACCTCCATTAAATTGTCCATCTCTACCCTTGCCTCAGCCAACTACAACTAAAGTTTGCATTTGTGTTTGTGGATTTCATCCACCAGACTAGATTACTCCCAGCagcctcccatcctcctccttttCAAATTTGAGTTCATCCAATACTCTGCTCCCTGTATGCTTACGATGCCAAGTCCTATTCACAGATCAATCACCACCTCGCCATCTTTCATTTTATCCCACTAAACCACACCTTAGATTTAAATTGTTTATTCTGTGATCATGTCCATTGTAGTCGGAGACTCTCGTCTTCATAACCTCTTTCAGCCCTACAACTCTCATAGAACTTTACATTCTTCAAACTCTATTCTTTTTCACCTCTCGAGCTCActtctgtctctttttttttaactgcctaAGTTCCAAAGTCTGAAATTCTTTGCCGAAACCTTCCTgcctctcctccctccctccttaaaTGCTACCTCTTTTGTAAGGCAACTAATGGATAATAGGTAACGATAGTTTGGAGTTAATTAACTGATATTCCTATCTTGTTTTACACATAAAAGATTCAATAGAGTAAATTAACAAGGATGTATTATTGCTGCAGTGTTACAAAAGAACATATACTCCAGATTTCTTTCAGAGGCAGTATGCCAAGAAATCAACTACTGTTGAATACACCATGAATGCACATTTCTTGAAtatgttattgaatgttggagtatAGTAGAATTACTGTTTAGTTTTCAAATTTATTAGAAGAGTGAGGCAAGGATTTGAGATTATGGTAAGTGTACAAGCTGAAGAAATTTATTTCATtgctatttcttttcttttttgtaaCTAGGATACAGGAATAGGGAAAACTGTGAATGGATTCAGGAAGCATGATGTGGTTGGAGATTATGCCAAGAACTTAGTTTCAAAGTGGAAGAAACTGGTACCCCAGGAAGTAGAACGGTATTGTTTTAAAAGCCCTCTCAGCATAAATAGGGAAGTCTTCCTGTGTACACAATACATACACAACTTTCCTATTTGTGTTTAATGTATAACAGCCAAATTCTTGAACTTGAAAGAAAGAGATTATTAATTGTGTTATAATGCATAAAAAACCTAAAATGCACACTTGTTCCCTCAATGTGGTAGTTTTAAATGTGGAGGTTGTCATTTTTAAATGACCCCAACTCAAGCTCTTTGGCAATTTATTGTCACCAGTTTTGTAACTGGAAATCTATTTTTTATATTAATGTTAAAATAGAGGGAATGGCATTCCAAACTAAAGTGATCAGAAATCTGAACTTTTAAGTAATAAAATTTTGTTTTATGGGTGTCCTTTTGAATGTCCTAGTGTTTAATTACTATTAAAGATGAACAAATGTAATGCAGTATCTCACATTCCTTGGGAGTGTCCATTCCTCTGAGCTAGGAAATCagcttcaagtcctacctgctccaggtatgaaaataacttctctggccaggttgattagaaaatatctaagtaAAGTATTTTAGTGATACTTGAAAGATGATTAGAGTTTGCAGTTGAAAAAAATAACTGCCTTTGCCTCTCTGCTatctaccaccccccccccccccaaataaaaATGTCCCTGATTATTTGATTAACAAGAGCATGGCACCAACTTCAGTACTTTTCAGAATTATAGGTTTGAATGTTGACTCCTCTGTTTTATTTATAACATCATGTTGCTTTATACAGATATAATAATTGTAACTTGAGTTTACGTGCATGAATCGGGCAGGAATTCTATCTTTTGTTCAACTAAATTGTTACATGATCCAATCATCTTTATGACTCCTTGCCTTTCTTTCTCTGCGTTCCAAAGCAATTATTTTTACCAGTGGCTAGACACTtaattggagatcagagtcctgaTCACCTTACAGTTGACACATTAGTCTTCAGTCACTCTGCAACAACATGTAAACATTATCTTGTTGGTacacattttgctgttattcattGGGATTGAATGAGAAGTACTTTATATTCCTCTGCTAACTAAAGATTAGTGctataattctgtttctctggcTTGCATAATGTTTTGTTATTGCACCCAACAGTGATTTATCTTGCCTTTCTGCCATCAAAGCATAAACTTTTATTGTAGAAGAAAACAATTTGACGTTGTATGCCTGTGCTGACTTTCAAATAACTATTCATGTGTCCCTCATATGTGAATGTATACCATTACTGTCAGCAGGTTTGATTTGAGGAGCTCAGAGTTGACTCTGATGTTgataattaaaataaacaaatggatACTTTTTAGTAAATATTAGAAGTCCGTGATTGTGAGTTCAGCTTGACTTTGTTCAGTGTTCCCTCTATTAAGCATGTGAACTAATTGTTAATCCTTCTAGAGGTCTGAGATTGAAAGTAAGACCACCATAAACTGTGTTGCTTGGCTCCACTTTACCAGTGCTTCTGCCTGCTGTTGAATgttcttttaaaaatagaatgCTTTCTTATTTTCTAAGTACTGCTACAATACCGATTAGAACTTTATGGCCAATTATTAATTATGTTTATTTTGTTCAGATCTACCAATACATTGGACGAGCGACAATTTAGTTACAATAAAGGGGTATCTCGAAAGAGACACCGGGACCTTCCTTCAGAAGATGATTATGGACAGACATTCCAGATCCTTCATAGAGAGTCCAGTGAACCAAACTATGAACATATTCATGAGAAAAGGAGACATTTATTGGAGAATGAGAAATCTTTCAGATCTGGTAGCCAAAGCTATGAGTCTTCAAAATCCAATTTTAAAGAAGAGGCAGAGAGATGGACTAAATCTCCTCCTGTGGAGGACTATGATGAGGAGAATGACTATTCTGAGGAAGATGTTGAACAGCCTATGCAGCCATCAAAAAGTTTCCAGAAAGCTCCTCGGGACCATCACAGCTCACGGGTAGAAGTGAACACAGGCCGGGACAGGGAACATAAGTCTTCACACAAGGGAAAACAGCAATCAGTTACAAAAGATGAAGAAAAATATAAACTTTCATCACTACAAATGCAAGATAAAATAAAATCTTCCTTAAAGGAACAGCATAATCATAGGGACCGAGGAGAGTTTGCGTCAATAAGTTCCAGTCATAAGAAACCTCGCCAGCAACCTGAGGAAACTTTAGAATGTAAAAAATATAAGCACAGAGACTCGGACAAACGAAAACCTGATCATGAAGAACCAAGGAATACATCAGACAAACCCAAAGAGAAACCTACATCAAGTAAACAGAGAGAACAATCAGATTCCAAAAAATCAAAACCTACAGAAAAGCATCAGTCTGTTTCTTTCCCTAAGGACTCGACTAAACCAGAAATAGCTGATGACTTTGAAGAACCAACAATGTCATTTGAGTCTTACCTAATCTATGACCAGCcacagaaaaaaaggaaaaaggttAACAAACCTGTTGAGAAAGTTAAAGAGACTCGGCCAGATAAATCCAAAGGCTCAGATAAACTTGTGTCAAAATCGGATTCTAGAAGCTCAGACCCCTCTTggagagagaagaatgttgaagAAAAGAAGAAATCCAAACGACACATTAAAGAAGAGGCTAGTGTTAAACCCAGAAAGGTAAAATTAAGATTAAATAAAATTGCATTAAGATCTTAGCTAAttctgggggggaaaaaaaaagtattttatagATTATAGAAGTTTAACAGTCATCTCGTTTGTGAGATCTGGGGTGACATGGGTTAAAATTCAGCCCTTTAGATCTAGAGTGTATGAATTTTTACATGGGCTTAATGACCACAGCTTGCCAAAGACAGGAAAAGAGAGACTAGCCTTTTGCTAAAAGTGACCAAGTTTGAAGGCACTGTGTTCTTACAATTGTTTCAAAGTTGCTTCATCTGTTGCTGTATTTTTAACTCCCATAGAATACCCTACAAGAATTATATGGTCTATAGGGGTGTAGCCATTGGAAAAGCAGAGAACAGAAAAAGGAGCAATTGCACATTTGAGTCTCAAGGACCTACTATGTCATTATCGCAATGAAATAACAATGTTTATTTCAAACTGTACATCTGTAACAAATTCTTAGCCTAGTGGTTTTGCTTTCTGAACAATTGTATTGCCTGTTGGGTAGAAACCTGCCTAAATTTCAAACTCAAATTAAGTATCAACTGTTTTGTCCCTTTTATTATTATTGGTAACTAATTGTGCATTTGGAAGAGGAACTATATGTACTTAGTGCTTTAATTTGACAGTGAAATTCAAAAGCCTCAACACATCCTGAGGAAGTAAACCAGTGTCACCATTAATTTAATCCTGCCAAACACTTGCTCTGCACTCCATTATTAAAATTAGAAACTAGTCTCAAGATGTGTGAAAATGGCAAGAATATTGATGAGGTTGAATTCTACACAATAAGAAACATTCCTGTTACTTCAGACTTTGGTATTAACTGCCTTATGATGCTAGGTACAGATTTGGCAAGTTCAAGAAACGTGGAGAGAATATAGACTGACTTGTGCTTGATTTTTGCTTCATttttccattacagtgaaaagcatGTGTGATTACTATGAACATCTGTTTTCTCTGATTTAACCTGAGAATTTTATTTGCTACAGCCAAGtatgatgctgggtcctctactttttgtcatttacgtaaactatttggatgcgagcataagaggtacagttagtaagtttgcagatgagaccaaaattggaggtgtagtggacagcgaagagggttacctcagattacaacagaatcttgaccagatgggccaatggcagatggagtttaattcagataaatgcgaggtgctgcattttgggaaagcaaatcttagcaggacttatacacttaatggtaaggtcctagggagtgttgctgaacaaagagaccttcgagttcaggttcatagctccttgaaagtggagttgcagatagataggatatatcggaaagatgttgtgaaacttgaaagggttcagaaaatatttacaaggatgttgccagggtgggaggatttgagctatagagagaagctgaacaggctggggctgttttccctggagctcggaggttgagaggtgaccttattaaggtttacaaaattgaggggcatggatagggtaaataggaaaagtcttttccatggggtcggggagtccaaaactagagggcaaaggtttaggatgagaggggaaagataggaaagagacctcaggggcaactttttcacacagagggtggtacttgtatggaatgagctgccagacgaagtggtggaggctggtacacttgcaacattgaagaggcatttggatggatatgtgaataggaaggatttggagggatatggtccgggtgctggcaggtgggactaggttggattgggatatctggttggcatggacgggttggaccaaagggtctgtttccatgctgtatatctctgactctatatcagTGGATTGCCCAGCCACCGATTGGTTTTGGGAGCAGGTTAGCTGTCAAACTCCTGGCCACAGAATTAAATTTGGCATAGTGTTGAACTGTAGAGTCATTGAAAAGACTTTTTTTATTATGACATTATTTCTTATTagacatttattaaaataaattatggtACTATCAATGTTCTCAGCAGCACTTTATTCGTCGATGGCTATTAGCCTTAAAAGTAGAGTGAACCACAAAAGGAAAAGATATAGAAATACATCAGCAATGAAGTATTTAGTTTTACACTGGCCAATATCTCTCAGTTTTGGCATCCGATATCAGATGCTGCTGGATGGATCTTCAATTATTATTTGCAGTTTGTCACTTCAAGGCTGAAATTTTAAtattgctttttcttttcctctttctcaATAGATGATGATTGATGTAGTACCTGTATTACCGGATATTCCATTGCCACTTATCCAGCCCAACTATAGACCCCTTCCTTCAATGGATATGACACCATTATCACCACCAAAAAGAAAAGGTGAGTCTAACCTGTTGTAGTTTGGAATTGTGAATATGGTCACGGTGTGAGTGGATGGGACTTGGTGAAAGTTAGGATAAATACTGTGGAGTTTTGGAATGACTTAATGATACAGAGGTTGCAGTTGGAAGGCTGGCAAGGAGAAAGTTGGAATGGCGGAGACTGAGGTAGTAAAGCTAGTCAAGATATGGGTTTTAGCAGATATGAGCTGAGGCAGAAGTGGGGCAGGCAGTTTAATAGAGGAATAAGTAGATTCCGGAGGTGATATGAAGATGGAAGCTCAGCTCAGAGTTACATAGGAAAGTTAGCTTGTGAAGAGTTTGAGTAGAATTTTGCCAGTTGATGGGATGTTTAGCTACTGATGTTGAATTTGATTCCACATGTTTCAATCTTACCCAATCAATGCAGGTGGGGGAGCCAGCCAATAACAGATGGAGGTTTATTGGTAGTTTCAGCATGTAAAAGGAAGATGCTATATTTAAATGCAATTTGCAGTCTTCACATACCACACAtaatatgctgagtttctcctggtGATGGGGCCCCAGTGAAGGACCAGAAAACCAGGCACGACTCAGTCTGAAATTAGTTCATCCATAACTAATTTGTCATGCTCCCTTTCCCAAAATCTGCTTACCAATTGGAAGATCTAGCAGCAGTATTGTGAGACAAGAGGATGCAGTGATGATCACTGACTCTAATGTGATTGGGGTCAGGTGTCTCTGAGGCTAGTTCAGGTAGGCCATGAGATATTGCTAAAGAGTCAGCCATTGTCATTGGAGGCTTAGTAGTCCGTCCTTGTGTCACAAACTGGTCCAACCGGATTGGCCCCGCCAAACTCGCAGGGAGGCCTCCACGGTCTAACTGGCTGAGGAGGGCCCAGCTACTTATGCCCTGTTTAGCTGCTGTCCTTGTAGTGAGATGACAATAGTTTCAAATGTCCTCAGCCTTTGTGATTGAATTCTGCACATGTCTAAACCGTACGCCTTTAGGGCACTCCTGTTTTTACCCAATTTCTACCACCACAGTTTACCTGAAGAGTTGAGGTCCCTAGGACTATCCAGGATGAATGAGTTGCAGCAGTTTCCCTGGAACCATGTACATGTCCGCAGAATTTGTGATGTCAGAAACTAATAATTTGTTCAGCAAGTGGGAAGTCTTCATGAAAGCACATTGCTGCTGTGCAGGTACCTTGATAGCCACATGCATACAGTCCTTGGGAAGTGAGCTGTGACTCTGTATTGCCTGGAAAAGAATGGGAAGAAAAGAAGATTGCAGCTAATTTACCAGCTTCTTTTGTTCTAGCTTGAGTCTTTTGACCAGTGTGTGACAGGTATTCTGGTTGAAGAGATTGTATGATCTCAGTTGGGAAAAagaaggatggtgagtggctgtaTGTGCATGTGCGCAGAGTTACGGTGGGTGTGGGTTGTGCGTTTGAGTGCTAGGTTGTTTATACAGTAGCTGGAGATGCATGTATATGGGGTgattgtgtatgtctgtgtgcatgagtgtgGGTTGAAAATGTGAATGTTTGGGAGgacaaagtgtgttttttttaatgcagtgactagaacttAATTCCTGAAGTGCTTTGGATATGAAATACAGTTTCCTTTCTGCTCCAGCTATATCTGTTCTGTCTGAGGAGGATCTGGGATTTACTGGTCGCCGGTTTAACTCAAAGATGCAGGTGTATTCTGGATCAAAGACTGTCTTCCTTCCAAAGATGATGTCATTGTATGAACAGTGTATTCGAGTTCTACAAAACAACGTGGATTGTAAGTCACAAATAAGCATCAGAATTGCATATTTGCCCAAGTATGTGAAATTAGGATTGCGTGATATGTTCCTAATAAGAAAGTAGCTCTGTATTCATTCCAGGGTTGCCTGATCCTCTGCTTTCAACATTTGAATTTAAACATAGGTATTGCTTTTTGTaagttttagttttattttgtttgtcacACTTCCCTCCGTCACTTGCCCCCCAGTTAGAAAGCACTTTGATTACACTAATATGTGCTTCAGAGATTGAAAATCTTTGACTACTCCATAATGCCATCCATTGGTGTTCCAATCTACTTTGTTTGGTTTGTCTCTCTCAGCAAATAGATGGAAAGATTTTCACCCTACCTTCTTATTGAGGGGTAATTATATGTAATTATCAAGTAACATTTAAATGTCAGCATGTATAGGGCTCTTTCTTGACCAATGGTATTTTCCAAACTTTCCTTAAAGACTTTGGTGCCCTGGTGTGGTATGGTTCTGCATGTGCTAAGATTTCTATTTCCTCATCACAGTGTAAACCTTGATAAAGATCATTGGCAAGTTACTTGACACAGGCTAGTAGATGTCCGGACTTCCTTCAACAGTGTTGCATCTCAATACCATAATTTTCAATTCTAGCTTCCACAGATTTAGTTCCTTTCTTCCCTCCTGTTCTTGTACATATGTGGTTGCTTAATGTATATTCCTTCCTTATCTTGATTTGAATTTACATGGTCTCAATCAGTAAATGTTGCTGGGGACTGCTGAATAACGTGCAGTACTAATCATATCCACTATTGGTGGGAAGGGATTTAAAGAGCTGCATCTTTGGGTTCGAACCAATGACCTCAACTATGGCAATGCCTGAGGCCAAAACTTGCTGCATTCCTTGCAAGGAAGCCTGAGCATTTTAAAACTAGTTGTATGTTTGAAGCTGAGGGAAATTGAAAAGTAGAATTGTTGTCTACATGTTCTTTTTGCAAAAACATTGATCCACATGTGATTGTGTTACCATGGTCTAACATTCCAGTATGGCTAGACCATAATCTTTCCTGCATGAATGAGTTTTGTGGACTGTAGGAAATAAATTCTTCATTCTAATTCTCTCTAAATACTTTATCTGTCAATAGAGTAGGAACCATGTTGAGCTGGAATGGATTATACATGTTATACCTGTTATTCAATATgacaatttttaatttaattgttaTGCCATAATAATTACACTAGTAACCAGGATTCCATttactcctttctcttaaactcaCAAGCTAAAGATAAAGGCtgtgtaaaggtaaagtcactgtaATCCCAGAGGACAATAGGGCTATTCTCTCATGAGAGACATCTGGTAAACTAAAGATCACCATATTTCAGGTAAGAGGTGAGATTGAAAAGGTGGAACTTTCATGGTGATCTCAGCCAGTACAGGTATTGACCTGTGCTGTTGGTGACACTTGACATCGCAAATCAGCTatctagccaactgaactaaccagccTGTGCTGTAGGGCTGTATATTGTGGCTGAATTAGAAGCACCCCAATCTTAAGACGAggtttatgattttaaaaagactcCGAGTCGACGTATCGCAGGATTGCTTTTCTCAAAGCTTTTATATAATTATATGTTGACTTTTATTCCTTTTTCTTCCCTGTTGCTGAGATAATGTTTTGCAGATCACAGACATTCTCCAGAACTCTCTCTGAATATGAAAAACACTTAACATGAACCTAGATTTCAGGAGTGGCATCATACTTGAGTCTGATATAATCATCTGTGCAAGTGTACATTCTAGCAGGATAATAGTCAGTCGAAAGATGTCTTTATTTAGTCCCCTACTTTTCTTAATCTGAAACTGAGGTATTTTGTAGCTGCCAGAGAAACATTTTGTCTAAAATTTATAAATCTTTGTGAATCCTATTATTTGGGAATGTTATAGACTGGAAATTCCATGAAGTGCTCCTCAGCTGATGTTACTTTAAGGAGGCCCTGCTTCTACTGTTTTATCTTTGTGTTgtatatttttcattagtatCTGTTGTGCTTTCTTGCAGCTATTCATGAAGTTGGAGGAGTGCCATTTGAAATTTTAGAACCTGTCCTGGAACGATGTACCCCTGAACAGCTGTATCGGATTGAGGACTGCAATCCGGTAAGCCTGTGCTCTGATTCCTAAAAGGGAAGTTAATGGAAAGGTACAGGAACTGCTCATTGTGGTGCCCCAGTCTTTGCTAATAGTAAAACAAATTTTTATCTTTTCTGTGATCCTAACTTTATTTATGGGGAAGACAGTATGATGAGATACTAGTGCAGTGGTAATCtgactggattagtaatccataAACCCAGACTCATGCATTGGGTACAAGTGTTCAAAACTCACCACTGCATGTGGTGGAGTTTAAATTCcagtgaaggaaatctgaaatttaaagttAGGCTCAATAATGGTGAACCATGAAGCtataactgttttttgtaaaaaccaatctggttcactaatgtctttttaaggaaggaaatctgccatccttacctggtctggcctacatgtgacttcagattcagttggttgactcttaactgacctctgattCGAAAAGCATGGcaatggaaaaagcacagcaggtcaggcagcatccgatgcaGCCACAGAAAGATTTTGTCTAAAACTTATAAACCTTTGTGAATCCTATTATTTGGGAATGTTATAGACTGGAAATTCCATGAGGTTGCTCCTCAGCCTGGCAAGCCACTCTGTTCAAGGACAGTTAGTTATGGGAGACAAATaatggccttgccaatgatgcccacgtctcacaaaagaatgaaaaaaaagtggTTTGAAATAGGTTGACAGACTTTAAGAATTTATTAAGAGGTGTGGTGAAACACACTTTTTGGGCCAAAAATCAGAATCCCTCAGAATTTGTTGTGATCTCAGTTGAAATATTTTTTGTCTTGTATCGTCTTTGCTGTgtcctgtcagtgtacacattgATAAAAAGAAAAATGGGACTTATTTTTCACAACTTCAGGTCCCAGAGCACTTAAAAGCCATCAAAGTGGTTttgaaatgatgtaattgtattgCAGGTAACATGGTATTCATTTTGTCCATGACAACAGCATttgaacagcaatgaaataaacaactagataatttgttttaatgttgtTGATGAGGGACAAATATTTGTCAGGCACCCAATGAACTACCCCGCTCTTCTTCAGACAGCTAGCCAACAGCAAAAGTCTGC
Proteins encoded in this region:
- the eloa gene encoding elongin-A isoform X1 produces the protein MEVVNKIYQLQRAAIQFQVECVEALPGGCWARDGGIMAADGLQEQVLKLQTRLSETQEPKKILKTLKRLNEFPITVDILADTGIGKTVNGFRKHDVVGDYAKNLVSKWKKLVPQEVERSTNTLDERQFSYNKGVSRKRHRDLPSEDDYGQTFQILHRESSEPNYEHIHEKRRHLLENEKSFRSGSQSYESSKSNFKEEAERWTKSPPVEDYDEENDYSEEDVEQPMQPSKSFQKAPRDHHSSRVEVNTGRDREHKSSHKGKQQSVTKDEEKYKLSSLQMQDKIKSSLKEQHNHRDRGEFASISSSHKKPRQQPEETLECKKYKHRDSDKRKPDHEEPRNTSDKPKEKPTSSKQREQSDSKKSKPTEKHQSVSFPKDSTKPEIADDFEEPTMSFESYLIYDQPQKKRKKVNKPVEKVKETRPDKSKGSDKLVSKSDSRSSDPSWREKNVEEKKKSKRHIKEEASVKPRKMMIDVVPVLPDIPLPLIQPNYRPLPSMDMTPLSPPKRKAISVLSEEDLGFTGRRFNSKMQVYSGSKTVFLPKMMSLYEQCIRVLQNNVDSIHEVGGVPFEILEPVLERCTPEQLYRIEDCNPTFVEETDHLWLRHCKRDFKNQERQEFESWREMYLRLHDEREQKLRAITQSISSAHASKPKGRQAKLAFLNTEVKPPRDVRRRQEKHGTGVLISAPPRVKMQSPGGSSGSGGGNQSFDGPSTSHGSTSSSLTPPSSGGGLHESKKPQVKIAQSVEPERHSQSDSIRGAGESTFWG
- the eloa gene encoding elongin-A isoform X2, whose amino-acid sequence is MEVVNKIYQLQRAAIQFQVECVEALPGGCWARDGGIMAADGLQEQVLKLQTRLSETQEPKKILKTLKRLNEFPITVDILADTGIGKTVNGFRKHDVVGDYAKNLVSKWKKLVPQEVERSTNTLDERQFSYNKGVSRKRHRDLPSEDDYGQTFQILHRESSEPNYEHIHEKRRHLLENEKSFRSGSQSYESSKSNFKEEAERWTKSPPVEDYDEENDYSEEDVEQPMQPSKSFQKAPRDHHSSRVEVNTGRDREHKSSHKGKQQSVTKDEEKYKLSSLQMQDKIKSSLKEQHNHRDRGEFASISSSHKKPRQQPEETLECKKYKHRDSDKRKPDHEEPRNTSDKPKEKPTSSKQREQSDSKKSKPTEKHQSVSFPKDSTKPEIADDFEEPTMSFESYLIYDQPQKKRKKVNKPVEKVKETRPDKSKGSDKLVSKSDSRSSDPSWREKNVEEKKKSKRHIKEEASVKPRKMMIDVVPVLPDIPLPLIQPNYRPLPSMDMTPLSPPKRKAISVLSEEDLGFTGRRFNSKMQVYSGSKTVFLPKMMSLYEQCIRVLQNNVDSIHEVGGVPFEILEPVLERCTPEQLYRIEDCNPTFVEETDHLWLRHCKRDFKNQERQEFESWREMYLRLHDEREQKLRAITQSISSAHASKPKGRQAKLAFLNTEVKPPRDVRRRQEKHGTGVLISAPPRVKMQSPGGSSGSGGGNQSFDGPSTSHGSTSSSLTPPSSGGGLHESKKPQVKKIAPMMAKTIKFFKNRFSRR
- the eloa gene encoding elongin-A isoform X3, producing the protein MAADGLQEQVLKLQTRLSETQEPKKILKTLKRLNEFPITVDILADTGIGKTVNGFRKHDVVGDYAKNLVSKWKKLVPQEVERSTNTLDERQFSYNKGVSRKRHRDLPSEDDYGQTFQILHRESSEPNYEHIHEKRRHLLENEKSFRSGSQSYESSKSNFKEEAERWTKSPPVEDYDEENDYSEEDVEQPMQPSKSFQKAPRDHHSSRVEVNTGRDREHKSSHKGKQQSVTKDEEKYKLSSLQMQDKIKSSLKEQHNHRDRGEFASISSSHKKPRQQPEETLECKKYKHRDSDKRKPDHEEPRNTSDKPKEKPTSSKQREQSDSKKSKPTEKHQSVSFPKDSTKPEIADDFEEPTMSFESYLIYDQPQKKRKKVNKPVEKVKETRPDKSKGSDKLVSKSDSRSSDPSWREKNVEEKKKSKRHIKEEASVKPRKMMIDVVPVLPDIPLPLIQPNYRPLPSMDMTPLSPPKRKAISVLSEEDLGFTGRRFNSKMQVYSGSKTVFLPKMMSLYEQCIRVLQNNVDSIHEVGGVPFEILEPVLERCTPEQLYRIEDCNPTFVEETDHLWLRHCKRDFKNQERQEFESWREMYLRLHDEREQKLRAITQSISSAHASKPKGRQAKLAFLNTEVKPPRDVRRRQEKHGTGVLISAPPRVKMQSPGGSSGSGGGNQSFDGPSTSHGSTSSSLTPPSSGGGLHESKKPQVKIAQSVEPERHSQSDSIRGAGESTFWG